A genomic segment from Bacteroidales bacterium encodes:
- a CDS encoding acyl-CoA dehydratase activase, with product MPNSTEILIYKTGIDIGSTTAKIVVLNSENKIVFSEYKRHNTQIYETISSILNKSLNKLGDFQTHFSITGSAGIGVSEKSGLPFIQEVIATTEVVNKKYPDVRTLIDIGGEDSKMIFFYDEKPPDIRMNGSCAGGTGAFIDQTASLLNVSLEEFNTLASKYSKIYPVASRCGVFAKTDIQNLLSRKISKEDIAASVFHAVAIQAMNTLARGHEIVPKVMFAGGPFSFMPELITTFIKDLILSRNDVVLSEIPTLMPALGAALNDENTDKPQKISQVLRKIFSKKKDAVKQSDRLKPVFDSIKNYDKWISEKTKHTIKRTNLSDYTDKETFLGIDSGSTTCKITLIGKNNELLYDYYENNKGKSIEAVKNGLELLSKKIDQAGNTNHIKIVRTGVTGYGEDLIKSAFGIDTGIVETIAHYEAAKYFNKDVSFIMDIGGQDMKAIFIKNGAIDRIELNEACSSGCGSFIQTFGTSLGHSVEDFAKLACSADAPCDLGTRCTVFMNSKVKQSLRENASVNNIAAGLSISVIKNALFKVLQIKDIEVLGENIVVQGGTFKNASVLKALEDHIGRKVICSDIPEQMGAFGIALYIKTEYYNKEKKEETSFIGFENISKTNDFRTKNLLCKGCENVCTVTQFIFSDNRKFYSGNKCEKIFSNKGNNRQKGINLFEEKNELLFNRPNKKTEKIKQRIGIPRVLNIYENYPFWNTVLIECGFETILSDLSTMPLYETGKGTVMSDSICFPAKLAHGHIYNLIEKRVDRIFYPIVMYEKNEFANAENSFNCPIVSSYAEVISSSINPEKNCEIPIDSPIFNLNDNKLLKKALYLYLKKLGVSKIVFKNAFEKGFNEYNKYREKLLRRGKEIINKAIADKSTLIVLAGRPYHTDSLINHKTPDILTAWGIDVISEDMIPYPKDNKLDDLQIISQWSYPNRIYNAAQWVAEQDNNIQFVQINSFGCGPDAIIIDECSEILKARGKNHTLIRVDEITNTGSVKLRLRSMLETLKLDNNKLKLNNKRISTAIFNKEDKRRTILIPHFADFYSDLIPVFFNLAGFNMINLPKPTKKSVDYGLKYSNNEICYPATVIVGDILKFLKEEKYDRNEIAIGISQTGGQCRASTYLSLIKKGMAAAGYNDIPVVTAGTAGKTINPQPGFDVNWKKILPAVFVAMLFSDSLSKMYNALVVREKNKGDTKKITQKYIEKVKPLILSEDTKGMYVLLKEAVTDFNSIEINSGYYPKIGLVGEIYIKYNSFGHAYITDWLNKQGIEVVIPPIVDFFTQEFINISYNRKNKLSKISISDIYVYFLEKLSEIHIRRANKIIKEFRFYTPFCKIRHEARNASEIINLANQFGEGWLIPAEISSFAKQGINNVVSVQPFGCIANHIVSKGVEKRIKDMFPKLNLLFLDFDDGTSEVNILNRLHFMVRNCQN from the coding sequence GTGCCGAATTCCACAGAAATATTAATATACAAAACCGGTATTGACATAGGTTCAACTACTGCTAAAATTGTTGTACTTAATTCGGAAAACAAAATTGTCTTTTCTGAATACAAAAGACACAATACTCAAATTTACGAAACAATTTCCTCAATACTGAATAAGTCATTGAATAAACTCGGTGATTTTCAGACACATTTCAGTATAACAGGTTCAGCAGGAATAGGAGTTTCCGAAAAATCAGGTTTGCCCTTTATTCAAGAAGTTATTGCTACTACTGAAGTCGTAAATAAAAAATATCCCGATGTCAGAACATTAATTGATATAGGTGGTGAAGATTCAAAAATGATTTTCTTTTACGACGAAAAACCACCTGATATTCGCATGAACGGGAGTTGTGCAGGCGGAACAGGGGCATTTATTGATCAAACAGCATCATTACTCAATGTTTCGCTCGAAGAATTTAACACACTTGCATCAAAATATTCAAAAATATATCCCGTAGCGTCACGTTGCGGTGTTTTTGCTAAAACGGATATTCAAAATTTGCTGAGTCGTAAAATCAGTAAAGAAGACATTGCGGCATCAGTTTTTCATGCTGTTGCAATACAAGCAATGAATACACTTGCACGAGGACATGAAATTGTTCCGAAAGTGATGTTTGCCGGCGGCCCATTTTCTTTTATGCCCGAACTGATAACAACTTTTATAAAAGACCTGATATTAAGCCGAAATGATGTGGTTTTATCTGAAATCCCGACATTAATGCCCGCTTTAGGAGCTGCATTAAATGATGAAAATACAGATAAACCGCAAAAAATTTCGCAAGTTTTAAGAAAAATATTTTCGAAAAAAAAAGATGCTGTTAAACAAAGCGACAGACTGAAACCTGTATTTGATTCGATTAAAAATTATGATAAGTGGATAAGCGAAAAAACAAAGCATACAATAAAAAGAACAAATTTATCTGACTATACCGACAAAGAAACATTTCTCGGTATTGATTCAGGATCAACAACTTGTAAAATAACTTTGATAGGTAAAAATAACGAATTACTTTACGATTATTACGAAAATAATAAAGGGAAATCTATAGAAGCAGTAAAAAACGGACTCGAATTATTAAGCAAAAAAATTGACCAAGCAGGAAACACAAATCATATAAAAATTGTCAGAACCGGAGTTACCGGATATGGCGAAGATTTAATAAAATCAGCATTCGGAATTGATACCGGAATAGTAGAAACAATTGCACATTACGAAGCCGCAAAATATTTTAATAAAGATGTATCATTTATTATGGATATAGGCGGTCAGGATATGAAAGCAATATTTATTAAAAACGGGGCAATTGACAGAATAGAACTAAATGAAGCATGTTCGTCCGGTTGCGGTTCGTTTATACAAACATTCGGAACTTCGCTCGGACATTCGGTTGAGGATTTTGCGAAATTAGCATGCTCTGCTGATGCACCTTGCGACCTCGGTACGAGGTGTACGGTTTTTATGAACTCAAAAGTAAAACAATCGCTTCGCGAAAATGCTTCGGTAAATAATATTGCTGCCGGTCTTTCGATATCTGTTATAAAAAATGCTCTTTTTAAAGTATTGCAAATCAAAGATATAGAAGTGCTTGGCGAAAATATTGTAGTTCAAGGAGGAACGTTTAAAAATGCTTCCGTTCTTAAAGCTCTTGAAGATCATATCGGACGAAAAGTAATATGTTCCGACATACCGGAACAAATGGGGGCTTTCGGTATAGCACTTTATATAAAAACCGAATATTATAATAAAGAAAAAAAAGAAGAAACATCTTTCATCGGCTTTGAAAATATCTCAAAAACTAATGATTTCAGAACAAAAAATTTGTTATGTAAAGGATGTGAAAATGTTTGTACTGTAACTCAATTTATTTTTTCGGATAATCGAAAATTTTATTCGGGAAATAAATGCGAAAAAATATTTTCAAATAAAGGAAATAACAGACAAAAAGGAATAAATCTTTTTGAAGAAAAAAACGAATTGCTGTTTAACCGACCGAACAAAAAAACAGAAAAAATTAAACAAAGAATAGGTATTCCGCGAGTACTGAATATATATGAAAATTATCCGTTTTGGAATACAGTTCTTATCGAATGCGGTTTTGAAACAATATTATCTGACCTTTCCACAATGCCTTTGTATGAAACAGGAAAAGGAACAGTAATGTCGGACAGTATTTGTTTCCCTGCCAAACTTGCTCACGGGCATATATACAATTTAATTGAAAAGCGGGTTGATCGAATTTTTTATCCTATCGTAATGTACGAGAAAAATGAGTTTGCCAATGCTGAAAACAGCTTTAATTGTCCTATTGTAAGCAGTTATGCGGAAGTAATAAGCAGCTCAATAAATCCGGAAAAAAACTGTGAAATACCAATTGATTCACCTATTTTTAATCTGAACGATAATAAATTACTGAAAAAAGCATTATACTTATATCTTAAAAAGCTCGGTGTGAGTAAAATTGTATTTAAAAATGCTTTTGAGAAAGGATTTAATGAATATAATAAATACAGAGAAAAATTGCTCAGACGAGGCAAAGAAATTATTAACAAAGCAATTGCCGATAAAAGCACGCTTATTGTTCTTGCCGGCAGACCGTATCATACCGATTCACTTATAAATCATAAAACACCGGACATTCTGACAGCTTGGGGGATAGATGTTATTTCGGAAGATATGATACCTTATCCGAAAGATAATAAATTAGACGATTTGCAAATAATTTCGCAATGGTCGTATCCGAACAGGATTTATAATGCTGCTCAATGGGTTGCCGAACAAGATAATAACATACAATTTGTTCAAATAAACTCATTTGGTTGCGGACCGGATGCAATAATTATTGACGAATGCTCTGAAATATTAAAAGCAAGGGGGAAAAATCATACACTGATAAGAGTTGATGAAATTACAAATACAGGTTCGGTAAAATTACGCCTCCGTTCGATGCTCGAAACTCTTAAATTAGATAATAACAAATTAAAGCTTAATAATAAAAGAATTTCGACTGCAATTTTCAATAAAGAAGATAAAAGAAGGACAATTCTCATTCCTCATTTTGCTGATTTTTATTCCGATTTAATTCCTGTTTTCTTTAATTTGGCAGGTTTTAATATGATAAATCTGCCTAAACCCACAAAGAAATCGGTCGATTACGGATTAAAATATTCAAATAACGAAATATGTTATCCTGCAACAGTTATTGTTGGTGATATTTTAAAATTTCTGAAAGAAGAAAAATATGACAGAAACGAGATTGCAATAGGTATTTCTCAAACCGGAGGACAGTGCAGGGCATCAACATATTTATCATTAATAAAAAAAGGTATGGCAGCAGCCGGATATAATGATATACCTGTTGTTACAGCCGGAACAGCCGGAAAAACAATAAATCCGCAGCCCGGTTTTGATGTGAATTGGAAAAAAATATTACCTGCTGTTTTTGTTGCAATGCTTTTTTCCGATTCCTTATCAAAAATGTATAATGCCCTTGTAGTTAGAGAAAAAAACAAAGGCGACACAAAAAAAATAACACAAAAGTATATCGAAAAAGTTAAGCCTTTAATACTGTCGGAAGATACCAAAGGAATGTATGTTTTACTTAAAGAGGCGGTAACAGATTTTAACAGTATAGAAATTAATTCGGGTTATTACCCGAAAATCGGACTTGTAGGCGAAATTTACATAAAATATAACTCATTCGGACATGCTTACATCACTGATTGGCTTAACAAACAGGGTATAGAAGTGGTTATTCCGCCAATTGTTGATTTTTTTACACAAGAATTTATAAATATAAGTTACAATCGAAAAAATAAACTTTCAAAAATATCAATATCGGATATCTATGTTTATTTTCTTGAAAAATTATCTGAAATACACATACGAAGAGCAAACAAAATAATTAAAGAATTCAGATTTTACACGCCTTTCTGTAAGATAAGACATGAAGCAAGAAACGCATCCGAAATAATAAATCTTGCAAATCAGTTTGGCGAAGGTTGGCTGATACCCGCCGAAATATCAAGCTTTGCAAAACAAGGAATTAACAATGTCGTAAGCGTTCAACCCTTTGGCTGTATAGCAAATCATATAGTTTCAAAAGGCGTGGAAAAACGAATAAAAGATATGTTCCCGAAACTAAATCTATTATTTCTTGATTTTGACGACGGAACAAGCGAAGTTAATATCCTGAATCGGCTACACTTTATGGTTCGTAATTGTCAGAATTAA
- a CDS encoding S8 family serine peptidase: protein MKKIILLLSAIFIVTLGLSQKVAPNTYVIKFKDKNNSVYSIDKPQEFLSDRAINRRLKYKIPVTEQDVPVNDVYVEKIKESGMEIYAVSKWLNLVVVYTEDSTLIEKVGKFDFVSSEINKNKHKKKTKIKKADKIEIISNSDTAFVYKYGFGKNQITMLNVHNLHNRGYMGQGIEIALLDAGFYNTDSLSGFDSIRVNNQILGTKDFVERDGDVYRDASHGMQVLSTIAANLPDKLVGSAPKAKYWLLRSEDERSEYLVEEYYWVAAAEFADSVGADMIHSSLGYNDFDDKSTNHVYEDMNGDIAPATIAADIASSRGILVVTSAGNEGDDSWKYITSPADADSTLTVGATNGAGKISYFSSRGPSADGRIKPDVMAQGSFIWVLGRNDNVSFSFGTSFSAPLLAGAVACLWQANPMFTNMEIIDAVQKSSDRYHAPDDKYGYGIPDFEKADKYLKMKAEDRDN from the coding sequence ATGAAGAAAATTATTTTATTATTAAGTGCGATATTTATTGTAACATTAGGACTTTCGCAAAAAGTTGCTCCTAATACTTATGTTATAAAATTCAAAGATAAAAACAATTCCGTTTATTCAATTGATAAGCCGCAAGAGTTTCTTTCAGACAGAGCAATAAACAGAAGACTGAAATATAAAATCCCTGTTACAGAACAAGATGTTCCGGTTAATGATGTGTATGTAGAAAAAATAAAGGAATCAGGTATGGAAATTTATGCTGTATCTAAATGGTTAAACCTTGTGGTTGTATATACTGAAGATTCCACTTTAATTGAAAAAGTCGGTAAATTTGATTTTGTGAGTTCAGAAATCAATAAAAATAAACATAAAAAGAAAACAAAGATAAAAAAAGCCGATAAGATCGAAATTATAAGTAATTCAGATACTGCGTTTGTATATAAATACGGATTCGGCAAGAACCAAATTACTATGCTGAATGTTCATAACTTGCATAACAGAGGTTATATGGGGCAAGGCATTGAGATTGCTTTATTAGATGCAGGTTTTTACAATACAGACAGTTTATCGGGTTTTGACAGTATTCGCGTTAATAATCAAATTCTCGGAACAAAAGATTTTGTAGAACGCGACGGGGATGTTTACAGAGATGCTTCACACGGTATGCAAGTTTTATCAACTATTGCTGCAAATCTTCCTGATAAATTGGTTGGTTCCGCTCCAAAGGCAAAGTACTGGTTATTAAGGTCTGAAGATGAACGATCTGAATATCTCGTTGAGGAATATTATTGGGTTGCTGCCGCAGAATTTGCAGACAGTGTAGGTGCAGATATGATTCATTCTTCATTAGGTTATAATGATTTTGATGATAAATCAACGAACCATGTTTATGAAGATATGAACGGAGATATTGCACCTGCAACAATTGCTGCTGATATTGCTTCAAGCAGAGGAATATTAGTGGTTACCAGTGCAGGAAATGAAGGGGATGATTCTTGGAAATATATTACTTCACCTGCTGATGCTGACAGTACATTAACAGTTGGTGCTACAAACGGTGCCGGTAAAATTTCATATTTCAGTTCCCGAGGCCCTTCAGCTGACGGAAGGATTAAACCTGATGTTATGGCACAGGGTTCATTTATATGGGTTCTCGGAAGAAATGATAATGTATCTTTTTCTTTCGGTACTTCTTTTTCAGCACCGTTGTTGGCAGGTGCTGTTGCATGTTTATGGCAAGCAAACCCTATGTTTACAAATATGGAAATAATTGATGCTGTTCAAAAATCATCCGACAGATATCATGCACCGGATGATAAATACGGATACGGAATTCCCGACTTTGAAAAAGCAGATAAGTATTTGAAAATGAAAGCTGAAGACAGAGATAATTAG
- a CDS encoding endonuclease, with the protein MRKTILIIVTSFFILSSCNIFKSDKKESQNNLKSDNNKKLETDLQEQNSYLIAFYNVENLFDTINDPDTDDDEFTPSGFKKWNKKRYEKKLGDLSWVLSNINKELPTLIGLCEVENRNVVEDLSRNTLLIKEKYKVIHEESPDTRGIDVALMYRSDIFKYYNHTSVPVIIPDAPKAKLRDILYVKGAFAKSDTFHIFVNHWKSRRGGREETEFKRLATAKILKAEIDKIFINNNKANIIIMGDFNDEPHNISLNKILNATDKKADANFDELYNLMYEKAKNDEGTNSRNYKWFMLDNLIVSRSLTDDNDFFAEGKTGHIFKPQKILYYNAKANFHVPNKTYGGKNYYGGYSDHLPVYFILKR; encoded by the coding sequence ATGAGAAAAACAATTTTGATAATCGTTACTTCTTTTTTCATTTTATCTTCTTGTAATATCTTTAAAAGTGATAAAAAGGAAAGTCAAAATAATTTGAAATCGGATAACAATAAAAAACTTGAAACTGATTTGCAAGAACAAAATTCATATTTAATTGCTTTCTATAATGTTGAAAATCTGTTTGATACAATTAATGATCCTGATACTGATGATGATGAATTTACACCTTCGGGCTTTAAAAAGTGGAATAAAAAACGTTATGAAAAAAAGTTAGGCGATCTGTCATGGGTATTAAGCAATATTAATAAAGAACTACCGACTTTAATAGGATTATGCGAAGTTGAAAATCGGAATGTTGTTGAAGACTTATCAAGAAATACCTTATTGATAAAAGAAAAATATAAAGTTATTCATGAAGAAAGCCCTGATACGAGAGGGATTGATGTTGCATTAATGTATCGCAGCGATATTTTTAAATACTATAATCATACTTCAGTTCCTGTTATTATTCCTGATGCACCAAAAGCAAAATTAAGAGATATTTTATATGTAAAAGGTGCATTTGCGAAAAGCGACACATTTCATATTTTTGTAAATCACTGGAAATCACGAAGGGGCGGGAGAGAGGAAACAGAATTTAAACGTTTGGCTACTGCAAAAATTTTAAAAGCTGAAATTGATAAAATTTTCATAAACAATAATAAAGCAAACATCATTATTATGGGTGATTTTAATGATGAACCTCATAATATCAGTTTAAATAAAATTTTAAATGCAACAGATAAAAAAGCAGATGCGAATTTTGATGAACTGTATAATTTAATGTATGAAAAAGCAAAAAATGATGAAGGAACAAATTCAAGAAATTATAAATGGTTTATGTTGGATAATTTGATTGTTTCTCGTTCATTGACAGATGATAATGACTTTTTTGCAGAAGGAAAAACAGGACATATATTTAAGCCTCAAAAGATTTTATACTATAATGCCAAAGCAAACTTTCATGTACCGAATAAAACATACGGAGGAAAGAATTATTACGGCGGATACAGCGACCATTTGCCTGTTTATTTTATTTTAAAACGGTAG
- the uvrB gene encoding excinuclease ABC subunit UvrB: protein MQFKLKSNYKPTGDQPQAIDELIKGIEAGERFQILQGVTGSGKTFTIANLIEKINRPVLVLSHNKTLAAQLYGEFMSYFPENAVEYFVSYYDYYQPEAYIPSSNTYIEKDLTINEEIEKLRLSTTTSLLTSRRDVIVVSSVSCLYGIGNPEDFYSNLVEVKKGANLVRNKFLRDLVSSLYSRNDLNFSRGNFRVTGDTVDVFPAYSDIAIRISFWGDEVDEILTFDPVNGHTIDNLDFIRIYPASIFMTTKERLNQGVDQIVLDMGKQVGYFKETGKNLEAKRIEDRVTYDVEMIKELGYCTGIENYSRYFDGRKSGSRPFCLLDYFPEDFIVVIDESHVTLPQVHAMYGGDRSRKRNLVEYGFRLPAAMDNRPLKFEEFEGFEKQTIYLSATPANYELEKCEGVVVEQVIRPTGLIDPGIDVRSSLNQIDDLVAEINTRANIDERVLVTTLTKRMAEELSEYFDKISIRSRYIHSDVETVERVQIMEDLRRGIFDVLIGVNLLREGLDLPEVSLVAILDADKEGFLRSERSLTQTAGRAARNINGKVIMYADKITKSMQRTIDETDRRREKQLKYNEENNITPRQIQKEIGKIKLTDTQNEHTGKIYNTGIKSSIAADPVVKYMTKSALEKAIQNTEKKMLKAAEELNFTEAARFRDEIVELKGLLKNS, encoded by the coding sequence ATGCAATTCAAATTAAAATCAAATTATAAACCTACCGGAGACCAACCTCAAGCCATTGATGAGCTGATAAAAGGCATCGAAGCAGGGGAGAGATTTCAAATTTTGCAAGGGGTAACAGGTTCCGGTAAAACATTTACAATTGCTAATTTAATTGAAAAAATAAACCGACCTGTTTTGGTTTTAAGCCATAATAAAACTTTGGCTGCTCAATTATACGGTGAGTTTATGTCTTATTTTCCTGAAAATGCAGTTGAATATTTTGTTTCTTATTATGATTATTACCAACCTGAAGCATATATTCCGTCTTCTAACACCTATATTGAAAAGGATCTTACCATAAATGAAGAAATTGAAAAATTAAGATTAAGTACAACAACTTCATTACTTACAAGCAGGAGAGATGTTATTGTTGTTTCTTCTGTATCATGTTTGTACGGTATAGGAAATCCCGAAGATTTTTATTCTAATTTGGTTGAAGTAAAAAAAGGAGCTAATTTAGTCAGGAATAAGTTCTTACGTGATTTAGTCTCAAGTCTTTATTCAAGGAACGATTTAAACTTCAGCAGAGGAAATTTCAGGGTTACAGGAGATACTGTTGATGTTTTTCCGGCATACAGTGATATTGCAATCAGAATATCTTTTTGGGGAGATGAAGTTGATGAAATTCTGACTTTTGATCCTGTAAACGGGCATACAATTGATAACTTGGATTTTATAAGAATTTATCCGGCAAGTATTTTTATGACAACTAAAGAACGTTTAAACCAAGGAGTTGATCAAATTGTGCTTGATATGGGTAAGCAAGTCGGATATTTTAAAGAAACAGGTAAAAACCTTGAAGCAAAGCGTATTGAAGATCGTGTAACTTATGATGTTGAAATGATTAAAGAATTAGGTTATTGTACGGGAATTGAGAATTATTCAAGATATTTTGACGGAAGAAAATCCGGCAGCAGACCGTTTTGCTTGTTAGATTATTTTCCGGAAGATTTTATTGTTGTTATTGACGAAAGCCATGTTACTTTACCGCAAGTTCATGCAATGTACGGCGGAGACCGTTCAAGAAAAAGAAATTTGGTAGAATACGGTTTCAGATTACCGGCAGCAATGGATAACAGACCTTTGAAGTTTGAAGAATTTGAGGGATTTGAAAAACAAACTATTTATTTAAGTGCAACACCTGCAAACTACGAACTTGAAAAATGCGAAGGCGTTGTAGTTGAGCAAGTTATAAGGCCGACAGGTTTAATAGATCCCGGCATTGACGTAAGGTCGAGTTTGAATCAAATTGATGATCTTGTTGCTGAAATTAACACAAGAGCAAATATTGATGAACGTGTACTTGTTACAACATTAACAAAACGAATGGCAGAGGAATTATCGGAATACTTTGATAAAATTTCAATCAGAAGCCGTTATATTCATTCAGACGTTGAAACCGTTGAAAGAGTTCAAATTATGGAGGACCTCAGAAGAGGTATTTTTGATGTTCTGATCGGTGTAAATTTATTAAGAGAAGGCTTGGATCTGCCTGAAGTTTCTCTCGTTGCCATTTTAGATGCTGATAAGGAGGGTTTTTTAAGGTCAGAAAGATCATTAACTCAAACAGCCGGACGTGCAGCACGTAATATCAACGGTAAAGTAATTATGTATGCTGATAAGATAACAAAATCAATGCAAAGGACTATTGATGAAACTGACAGAAGACGTGAGAAGCAACTTAAATATAACGAAGAAAATAATATAACACCAAGACAAATACAAAAAGAAATCGGCAAGATTAAACTTACCGATACGCAGAATGAGCATACCGGTAAAATTTATAATACCGGTATTAAAAGTTCAATCGCTGCTGATCCTGTAGTAAAATATATGACTAAATCTGCTTTAGAAAAAGCAATTCAAAATACTGAAAAGAAAATGCTAAAAGCTGCAGAAGAACTTAACTTTACGGAAGCTGCAAGATTCAGAGATGAAATTGTTGAATTAAAGGGGCTTTTAAAGAATTCTTAA
- a CDS encoding tetratricopeptide repeat protein, translating into MKKLTIFTVLLIFLGTAYAQAQEPVVTWDGLIKQKEKSDADILNAKKNTKSATWAKRADIYYNIHTFEIAGLYKGLPATGNGIQNAEYLIGKPGKKSVSGDTEIWEYNRKKLIFKTGILDSWEQTEFIDKNALQKSAEALLKAVEVDEKGKFKDKSTTKDLLAMIKSSIINDAITKYTEKEYKDAYKYMTYGYNLCELPKNPLDTIFKLNQIGYFLGVIAYNDKSYKKAKSHFEKSIANDHLPGASYHYLAECYAGMGDSTTFISKVKEGFDKYPEDEQLIIDLINYYMAKNQLDEAVEYIDIALAKNPDNPSYYSAKATIFDNATDKMNDEYKKYMEESYDHKKEAFRERNNPTKLKAAEKKRDEALNKALEEVKNIEENLNKAEKLYIESLEIDPKFFNAAYNLGRIYLKRNDRNALHADYILKIYLKKDFKKSAEFENLAKEQLRIAAEKFEVASKINPNDIDLLKVLKRIYFRLRDTENQKRIEELINNSATEEIKID; encoded by the coding sequence ATGAAAAAACTGACGATTTTTACAGTACTGTTGATTTTTCTGGGTACTGCTTATGCTCAAGCTCAAGAGCCGGTAGTTACTTGGGACGGATTAATTAAACAAAAAGAAAAAAGCGATGCAGATATTCTTAACGCAAAGAAAAACACAAAATCAGCTACATGGGCAAAAAGGGCAGATATTTACTACAATATACATACCTTTGAAATTGCCGGTTTGTATAAAGGTTTGCCTGCTACAGGTAACGGTATTCAAAATGCTGAATATCTGATTGGTAAACCGGGTAAAAAAAGTGTATCAGGAGATACGGAGATTTGGGAATATAACAGAAAAAAGTTAATATTTAAAACCGGAATTTTAGACAGTTGGGAACAAACTGAATTTATTGATAAAAACGCTCTTCAAAAATCTGCTGAAGCTCTTTTAAAGGCAGTAGAAGTTGATGAAAAAGGTAAATTTAAAGATAAATCAACAACAAAAGACCTTTTAGCAATGATAAAAAGCAGCATTATTAATGATGCAATTACCAAATACACTGAAAAAGAATATAAAGATGCATATAAATATATGACATACGGATACAATCTTTGTGAATTACCAAAGAATCCTTTAGACACAATATTTAAATTAAATCAAATAGGATATTTTTTGGGAGTTATTGCATATAATGACAAATCTTATAAAAAAGCCAAATCACATTTTGAAAAAAGTATTGCAAATGATCATCTGCCGGGTGCATCATACCATTATTTAGCAGAATGTTATGCCGGGATGGGAGACAGCACAACTTTTATTAGCAAAGTTAAGGAAGGTTTTGATAAATATCCTGAAGATGAGCAACTGATTATAGACCTTATTAATTATTATATGGCTAAAAATCAGTTGGATGAAGCTGTAGAATATATAGATATTGCTCTTGCAAAAAATCCTGATAATCCGTCTTATTATTCTGCTAAAGCTACAATTTTTGACAATGCAACGGATAAAATGAATGATGAATATAAAAAATATATGGAAGAGTCTTATGACCATAAAAAAGAGGCTTTCAGAGAAAGAAATAATCCTACAAAATTAAAAGCTGCTGAGAAAAAAAGAGATGAGGCTTTGAACAAAGCTTTGGAAGAAGTAAAAAATATTGAAGAAAACCTGAACAAAGCAGAGAAGTTGTATATTGAATCTTTGGAAATTGATCCGAAATTCTTTAACGCTGCATATAATCTTGGCAGAATCTATTTAAAACGTAATGACAGAAATGCTTTACATGCCGATTATATCCTTAAAATATACTTGAAGAAGGACTTTAAAAAATCTGCTGAATTTGAAAATTTAGCAAAAGAACAATTAAGAATTGCAGCTGAAAAATTTGAAGTAGCTTCTAAAATAAATCCAAATGATATTGACTTACTGAAAGTTTTAAAAAGAATTTATTTCAGATTAAGAGATACAGAAAATCAAAAGAGAATAGAGGAGTTAATTAATAATTCAGCAACAGAAGAAATAAAAATAGATTAA